Genomic window (Musa acuminata AAA Group cultivar baxijiao unplaced genomic scaffold, Cavendish_Baxijiao_AAA HiC_scaffold_575, whole genome shotgun sequence):
GGGTAACAGTCAAAGGATGTAGGTAATGCATCTTTGGCAGCAGTGGCCTAGAATAAGTATGCAGCATATTAAGCAGAGAGGAACAGGAGAATCGAACAGCCAAGTGAACTTCTCCCATCTTCTTAACCCCTGTTGTATGCAAAACCAGAAGGGGGTACGAATGTGTGTAGACTTTATCAGTCTCTAGCGTAGAAAGTCGAATTCGCACCTTGCCAATTCTGTTATCTTTTGCACCATTTGCCTTGTCTCCACCCTGTAAGTGGCAGTTGTCGAACACGCCAACTGTGATTACAGTACATGGGTCATATACCTCCCAAGTGTATTGCTCATTCCATTTCGGACTAAAACTGTCAATGATCGTTCTAGTACGAACCCATTTCTGCCCATATTTAGCTACACAATACGCATCAGTAGTTCCACGCCCATCCTTAGTCTTCATCGGGAGCAATCCCTGAGCAGTCAATATACCTAGCTCTAGGATACCAATGCTTGGCTTCCACAGTTGTTTCGCAGTGGGCCTAAGATCACTGCTATAGTGGGTGGACTCATCCAAAACATGGTATCCACCATCCAAACATAACCTTAGATGAATTCGACTAGCAAATTTCACCTCCTTCTTCTGCTCACCATCAGCTGCCACATGCTTCTCCAGGTGATACCACCTTGAATTGATTATCCTACAGTCAAACCTCCGCTCCACCTTCTGCAGATGAATAACAGCCTTCCCCAACACCTCATCCTTGTTAGGCCCGATTCTCTCTTCTACACTTAGGATCAAATGTTCTTCGAATGGTTCTGCTACAACAAACATCAAATCCTCATTCCACATAGGGTTCGGGCACCTGCTTGGTGAAATCCTGGTCCTAAGTGTTTGATTGCCAATAGTAGCTTTAACAAAGACTTCTGGGAATCCTGGCTTTGCATTGAGCAGCAAATCTTGGGCTTCGATGATGTTAACTCTCACATACCAAAGCTTGGGAGAGAGGTATACCTTCGATCTGATGTTTGCAAGGCCATCACCGGGAACTGTTGCAGCATCAGAGTGCCACGCATCCGGGAACGCCTCATCCGCCTGTGTACCCATCCAAACAGCTAGCATCAGCTCTCCCTTTACCTTCTCCCCCTTGCGATCTTCCAATCTGTACCACTGTGGTGCCAACGGGCTATCTGGCGGAACTCTTTTCGGAATCTCATTTAGATCAAACAAAACCATTCCCATGAAATCATCCTTCACGAAATCCTTGTCCTTGACCACAACCTCCACCACAGAAGCTTGGATCCGATCTTTTGAGAAAGCAAACACTTGGTTCCATTCA
Coding sequences:
- the LOC135661831 gene encoding FT-interacting protein 7-like yields the protein MQRPFPLPQEDFSLKETAPRLGGGGLGGGDKLTNTYDLVEQMQYLYVRVVKAKDLPAKDVTGSCDPYVEVKLGNYKGTTRHFEKKTNPEWNQVFAFSKDRIQASVVEVVVKDKDFVKDDFMGMVLFDLNEIPKRVPPDSPLAPQWYRLEDRKGEKVKGELMLAVWMGTQADEAFPDAWHSDAATVPGDGLANIRSKVYLSPKLWYVRVNIIEAQDLLLNAKPGFPEVFVKATIGNQTLRTRISPSRCPNPMWNEDLMFVVAEPFEEHLILSVEERIGPNKDEVLGKAVIHLQKVERRFDCRIINSRWYHLEKHVAADGEQKKEVKFASRIHLRLCLDGGYHVLDESTHYSSDLRPTAKQLWKPSIGILELGILTAQGLLPMKTKDGRGTTDAYCVAKYGQKWVRTRTIIDSFSPKWNEQYTWEVYDPCTVITVGVFDNCHLQGGDKANGAKDNRIGKVRIRLSTLETDKVYTHSYPLLVLHTTGVKKMGEVHLAVRFSCSSLLNMLHTYSRPLLPKMHYLHPLTVTQLDYLRHQSTQIVSTRLGRAEPPLRKEVVEYMLDVGSHMWSMRRSKANFFRIINVLSGLIATGRWFGQICLWKNPITTVLIHVLYVILVLYPELILPTMFLYLFLIGVWYYRWRPRKPPHMDTRLSHADTAHPDELDEEFDTFPTSRPPEIVRMRYDRLRSVAGRVQTVVGDLATQGERFQSLLSWRDPRATALFLIFCLAAAIVLYVTPFQVVALLTGFYVLRHPRFRHRLPSVPLNFFRRLPARTDSML